In Flavobacterium sp. CBA20B-1, one DNA window encodes the following:
- a CDS encoding response regulator: protein MFKKVLIAEDIDSISLGVVTALEQYSEMEIHHAKYCDDALLKIKKALQDNQPFHLLISDLSFKTDHQKTELKSGEELVQAVKELQPEIQIIVYSIEDRMAKIKSMFDNNLINAYVSKGRNSTEELKKAIAYLYKKGSKYMPEALLNKLRETSVFEIEAQDIELLQLLAKGYSRDEISKVFFTKNYSSASTSSVEKRINRLKIHFNSRNITHLVSQTKDIGLI, encoded by the coding sequence ATGTTTAAAAAAGTTTTAATAGCAGAAGATATCGACAGCATCAGTTTGGGTGTGGTAACCGCTTTGGAACAATATTCTGAAATGGAAATTCATCATGCAAAATATTGCGACGATGCGCTGTTAAAAATAAAAAAAGCATTGCAAGACAACCAACCATTCCATTTATTGATTTCCGATTTGTCATTTAAAACCGATCATCAAAAAACCGAACTAAAATCGGGCGAAGAATTGGTGCAGGCTGTAAAAGAACTACAGCCCGAAATTCAAATCATCGTTTATTCGATAGAAGACCGCATGGCAAAAATTAAAAGCATGTTCGATAATAATTTAATAAATGCCTATGTTTCTAAAGGGCGAAACAGTACCGAAGAACTTAAAAAAGCCATAGCATATCTTTACAAAAAAGGCAGTAAATACATGCCAGAAGCGCTTTTAAACAAGTTGCGCGAAACATCGGTTTTCGAAATTGAAGCCCAAGACATAGAACTTTTACAGCTTTTGGCAAAAGGCTATTCGCGCGATGAAATTTCAAAAGTTTTTTTCACTAAAAATTATTCATCGGCAAGTACCAGCAGTGTTGAAAAACGCATCAATCGGCTAAAAATTCATTTTAATTCCCGAAACATCACGCATTTGGTAAGCCAAACCAAAGATATTGGACTTATTTAG
- a CDS encoding tetratricopeptide repeat protein, which yields MKFQYPILLLFALFCFSCQKKEMVFDEKKTAVKTIDSLYNLSFSDNRSLNDQIQLTNNAMYLAEKEAIDSLYLKGICNKAYHFMATFPDSSDYYINQLIATSKKKNNKKYLAYSYTLKGNSLYNNAQYDSAYYYFKNANVVYFDFNDSLSLAYNQLMMARIHYFYNDYNTSEELAVQSIENLQNKDTLYVIESYNLLGNIYLTSERYDQATTYYQKALNLTEKPSIPEAYLRNNIASLAIASGAYQKAAIQLKELLHLNVSNSDITLQSTVLLNLGYALFKQNSKEGLSEMMASLKIREQANMELSLIENYLKIAEYYELKNQSVATNYLKKALVLATKHKSIDNKILVLKRLISLTKNNAETYSKEYIRVNDSITSVRNQAKNQFAKMRFDYSKELEQNQVLKSRAIENQLVIQKQKNNQLILCGIIVFVIIVFYFIYYYIRNKHLKEKITENYKTEQRIAARIHDELANDVYHTLSFAEHTNLSDENNKTKLLDHLEDVYNRTRNISKENSVIPTGKEYVAYLKNLFLEFQDPQVKIITAGTDDFPFDDLNAIKKVVLYRIIQELLVNMKKHSQAHLVVLKFYKSSKYAEIQYADDGVGFDKNEKKLKNGLQNVETRIKTINGSISFDPEIKKGVKVLLRFPL from the coding sequence ATGAAGTTTCAATACCCTATTTTATTGCTTTTTGCATTGTTCTGTTTTTCTTGCCAAAAGAAAGAAATGGTTTTTGATGAGAAAAAAACTGCTGTAAAAACAATTGATTCCCTTTATAATTTATCGTTTTCAGACAATCGTTCTTTAAATGATCAAATTCAGCTAACAAATAATGCAATGTATCTTGCAGAAAAAGAAGCTATCGATTCGTTGTATTTAAAAGGTATCTGCAACAAAGCCTATCATTTTATGGCGACTTTTCCAGATAGTTCGGATTATTACATCAATCAACTTATTGCAACCTCAAAAAAGAAAAACAATAAAAAATACTTGGCGTATTCCTATACTTTAAAAGGAAATTCGCTTTACAATAATGCGCAATACGATAGTGCGTATTATTATTTTAAAAATGCCAATGTGGTTTATTTTGATTTTAATGACAGTTTATCGCTGGCATACAACCAATTAATGATGGCGCGTATTCACTATTTTTATAACGATTATAATACAAGCGAAGAGTTGGCTGTTCAATCTATTGAAAATTTGCAAAATAAAGACACACTTTATGTTATAGAATCTTACAACTTATTAGGAAATATTTATCTAACCTCAGAAAGATATGATCAAGCAACGACTTATTATCAAAAAGCACTAAATCTTACAGAAAAACCATCAATACCAGAAGCCTATTTAAGAAATAATATAGCATCTTTAGCAATTGCTTCTGGAGCCTATCAAAAAGCAGCAATTCAGTTAAAAGAACTATTACATTTGAATGTATCAAACAGTGATATTACTTTACAATCGACCGTTTTGTTGAATTTAGGATATGCTTTATTTAAACAAAATAGTAAAGAAGGTCTTTCAGAAATGATGGCATCTTTAAAGATAAGAGAGCAAGCGAATATGGAACTTTCTTTGATTGAAAATTATCTTAAAATTGCGGAATATTACGAATTAAAAAACCAATCTGTTGCCACAAATTATCTAAAAAAAGCATTAGTATTAGCAACCAAACACAAAAGCATCGACAATAAAATTTTGGTTTTAAAAAGGCTGATTTCTTTAACTAAAAACAATGCCGAAACATATTCCAAAGAATATATTCGCGTAAATGATAGCATCACATCGGTTCGCAATCAAGCAAAAAACCAATTTGCCAAAATGCGTTTTGATTATTCAAAAGAATTAGAACAAAATCAGGTATTAAAGTCGAGAGCAATTGAAAATCAATTGGTGATACAAAAGCAAAAAAACAATCAATTGATATTATGCGGCATTATTGTTTTTGTAATAATCGTTTTCTATTTTATTTATTATTACATAAGAAACAAACATCTAAAAGAAAAGATTACCGAAAATTACAAAACCGAACAACGCATTGCTGCACGTATTCATGATGAATTGGCAAACGATGTATATCACACGCTCTCGTTTGCAGAACACACCAATTTGTCCGATGAAAACAACAAAACCAAACTATTAGATCATTTAGAAGATGTGTATAACCGCACCCGAAATATATCGAAAGAAAACAGCGTAATTCCCACCGGGAAAGAATATGTGGCTTACTTGAAAAATTTGTTTTTAGAATTTCAAGATCCACAGGTGAAAATTATTACAGCAGGAACCGATGATTTTCCTTTTGATGACTTAAATGCCATAAAAAAAGTGGTTTTATACAGAATTATTCAAGAATTATTGGTGAATATGAAAAAGCACAGTCAGGCTCATTTAGTGGTTTTAAAATTCTATAAATCAAGTAAATATGCTGAAATTCAGTATGCAGATGACGGCGTTGGGTTTGATAAAAATGAAAAAAAATTAAAAAATGGACTCCAAAATGTGGAAACCCGCATAAAAACCATAAATGGAAGTATTAGTTTTGACCCAGAAATAAAAAAGGGAGTAAAAGTTCTATTGCGATTTCCTTTATAA
- a CDS encoding phospholipase D-like domain-containing protein — protein sequence MTEVYFEDIHNQIINQISASNKSLKICVAWFTDVEIYQSIIQAQNRGVQVYIIVANHELNKNSRVDFKELLQNNGYVGYIGNINDGAKDKLMHNKFCIVDDSTIITGSYNWTFKARLNDENIIVIKNQPTVIAQFNDKFESIKPQYGFAIKGNEVQLLPIEKIMAKWDKPKETKPQTRINNVKSIFDKF from the coding sequence ATGACAGAGGTTTACTTTGAAGATATACACAATCAAATCATCAATCAAATTTCGGCTTCAAATAAAAGTCTGAAAATTTGTGTTGCGTGGTTTACTGATGTTGAAATCTACCAAAGCATTATTCAAGCTCAAAACAGAGGTGTTCAGGTTTATATCATTGTAGCAAATCACGAGCTCAACAAAAATTCACGAGTTGATTTTAAAGAATTGTTGCAAAATAACGGATATGTAGGATATATCGGAAATATCAATGATGGTGCTAAAGACAAACTTATGCACAATAAATTTTGTATTGTTGATGATTCCACAATTATTACAGGTTCATATAATTGGACATTCAAAGCAAGATTAAATGATGAAAATATCATCGTTATTAAAAATCAACCTACTGTTATTGCTCAATTCAATGACAAGTTTGAAAGCATAAAACCTCAATATGGTTTTGCAATTAAAGGAAATGAAGTACAGCTTTTGCCTATTGAAAAAATAATGGCAAAATGGGACAAACCAAAAGAAACAAAGCCACAAACAAGAATAAACAACGTAAAATCAATTTTCGATAAATTTTAA
- the lysM gene encoding peptidoglycan-binding protein LysM, with the protein MGLFSFIKEKGAKIFGKKEAEAPAEEKKTLQAQALLDYVKELGLPYNRLKLSVTDDDVKVEGEVASQEDAEKIVLAIGNVEGVDKVDNLMIVMLPAMEANFYTVVSGDTLSKISKEFYGDANKYNTIFEANKPMLSHPDKIYPGQVLRIPNL; encoded by the coding sequence ATGGGATTATTTTCATTTATTAAAGAAAAGGGCGCTAAAATTTTTGGCAAAAAAGAAGCAGAAGCTCCTGCTGAAGAAAAAAAGACATTGCAAGCACAAGCTTTGTTAGATTATGTTAAAGAACTTGGTTTGCCTTACAACAGACTAAAATTATCGGTTACCGATGACGATGTTAAGGTTGAAGGCGAAGTAGCATCACAAGAAGATGCCGAAAAAATTGTTTTGGCAATTGGAAACGTAGAAGGTGTTGATAAAGTTGATAACTTAATGATTGTAATGTTACCAGCAATGGAAGCTAATTTTTACACTGTTGTGAGCGGCGACACCTTATCTAAAATTTCAAAAGAATTTTATGGCGATGCCAACAAGTACAATACTATTTTTGAAGCAAATAAACCCATGTTAAGTCATCCTGATAAAATATATCCGGGTCAGGTTTTAAGAATACCTAATTTATAA
- a CDS encoding vWA domain-containing protein, with protein sequence MSNNSKQWSSANPGYIIFLIDQSGSMGEDYTGGKNKAEFTATVINRTITEIVNTNMDGDKIKDRVFISLIGYGGNGGNSVDDIRSDYLSSFGDNPLRIEKGKQKQLDGNGGFIEIDVDVPIFIEPIANGLTPMGEALNFAKQLIEGWISKKPENLAPVVINISDGLPYEGNNGDEPSKTIRIAKDLMNISTSDGNPLIFNVHIGNGGKECGFEENESQLSDEEAKLLFKISSKVPESYKEAARKHDFKIANDSRGFVSNAEPLTLIKFINFGSSGGTDRII encoded by the coding sequence ATGAGTAACAATTCAAAACAATGGAGTTCCGCAAATCCTGGTTACATCATTTTCTTGATTGACCAATCGGGTTCTATGGGAGAAGATTATACAGGAGGAAAAAATAAGGCAGAGTTTACTGCCACAGTAATTAATAGAACAATTACTGAGATAGTAAACACCAATATGGATGGTGACAAAATTAAAGATAGAGTATTCATTTCTTTAATTGGATATGGAGGTAATGGAGGTAATTCAGTAGATGATATTCGTTCTGATTATTTAAGTTCTTTTGGAGATAATCCACTTAGAATTGAAAAAGGGAAACAGAAACAATTAGATGGCAATGGTGGCTTCATAGAAATTGATGTAGATGTTCCTATTTTCATTGAACCAATAGCAAATGGATTAACCCCTATGGGAGAAGCATTAAATTTTGCAAAACAATTAATTGAAGGTTGGATAAGTAAAAAACCTGAGAATCTCGCACCTGTCGTTATCAATATTTCAGATGGTTTACCTTATGAAGGAAATAATGGTGATGAACCTAGTAAAACAATTAGAATTGCTAAAGATTTAATGAATATTTCAACATCGGATGGTAATCCTCTAATATTCAATGTTCACATAGGTAATGGAGGAAAAGAATGCGGTTTTGAAGAAAATGAAAGCCAATTGTCAGACGAAGAAGCCAAACTTTTGTTTAAAATTTCTAGCAAAGTTCCAGAAAGCTATAAGGAAGCAGCAAGAAAGCACGATTTTAAAATAGCAAATGATTCACGTGGATTTGTATCCAATGCAGAGCCATTAACACTAATTAAGTTTATCAATTTTGGTTCATCTGGAGGAACAGACAGAATTATTTAA
- a CDS encoding protein kinase domain-containing protein codes for MANIYPSRTDIVTAMRNPQVSFKASELVGGSIIQKGSRVIQYSGGYTTVFPFHMSNSQKVAVRCWIADIGDAKRRSQEISTYLGNLNNSYFCDFKYLEEALLINGKIYPIVLMDWVEGKTLKDFINDNIHSNPTSISKVRENFKEMVAYFHQQYIAHGDLQHGNILVNPDCSLTIIDYDSMYIKPLEGMTDSIKGLPGYQHPSRSSNRFVNPRLDYFSELVIYLSLLIFENQPSLWEKYYETEDLLFSKEDFANVNHSFLINSLSQSNNQTIVDLTNKMKEQLAKSDIQQLEPLENLLIDRMEVIKDNIFDKFDKQPNPPSKKEVKLPDVNNITNKF; via the coding sequence ATGGCAAATATTTATCCTTCAAGAACTGATATTGTTACAGCAATGCGAAATCCGCAAGTTAGCTTTAAAGCAAGCGAATTGGTTGGTGGCTCAATTATTCAAAAAGGTTCTCGTGTTATTCAATATTCAGGTGGTTATACAACTGTTTTTCCGTTTCATATGAGTAATTCCCAAAAAGTAGCTGTACGCTGTTGGATTGCTGACATTGGAGATGCCAAGAGAAGAAGTCAGGAAATATCAACTTATTTAGGGAATCTGAACAATTCCTATTTCTGTGATTTTAAATATTTGGAAGAAGCACTTCTTATCAATGGAAAAATCTATCCTATAGTTTTAATGGATTGGGTTGAAGGAAAAACTTTGAAAGATTTTATCAACGATAATATACATTCAAATCCTACTTCAATCTCTAAAGTACGAGAGAATTTTAAAGAAATGGTTGCCTATTTTCATCAGCAATATATTGCTCACGGAGATTTGCAACACGGAAATATTTTGGTTAATCCTGATTGCAGTTTAACAATTATTGATTACGATTCAATGTACATTAAACCACTTGAAGGAATGACTGATTCAATTAAGGGTTTGCCAGGTTATCAACATCCGTCACGTTCTTCAAACAGGTTTGTAAATCCTCGGTTGGACTACTTTTCAGAATTAGTAATTTATTTATCGTTGCTTATTTTTGAGAATCAACCAAGTTTATGGGAGAAATATTATGAAACCGAAGACTTGCTCTTTTCAAAAGAGGATTTTGCTAATGTAAACCACTCATTTTTAATCAATAGTTTGTCACAATCCAATAATCAAACGATTGTGGATTTGACCAATAAAATGAAAGAACAGTTAGCAAAAAGTGATATTCAACAATTAGAACCATTAGAAAATTTACTAATTGACAGAATGGAAGTTATCAAAGACAATATTTTTGACAAATTCGACAAACAACCCAATCCGCCAAGTAAAAAAGAAGTAAAACTTCCTGATGTAAACAACATAACGAATAAGTTTTAA
- a CDS encoding protein kinase domain-containing protein, whose product MSVSKQDIITAIKNSDIFLKVPELQGAKPRLNKNGSPFAFVGGFNMVFQLEHQNKKWAFRVWHVPMGENTNRYRKISKYLSEKELPYFADFIYDEKGILVNGTLLDTIRMEWLEGKLLKEYIEENLNNKSKLTKLANDFLEMCKTLRESKISHGDLQEGNILIDRNGNIKLVDYDSICISEIEGQKELVIGLKGYQHPSRFKAGKASLKADYFSELVIYLSILTLSENSNLWNKYQVKDTQYLLFTEADFEDFENSEIYKDLQNLSNSIKSLTRILTSYLSEKNYLNLTSFEHYLTAPKIISFRTNEKEILKGKSIELSWNIENYDKISINNGVGNVTAKHSISVSPTNTATYKLLAENAFDKTENELTITVLPLPKIKEFHSKQQKIELGNETQIVWNIENAEKVELHWLGNMEVIPLKGEKNISPTEHTNYKLIVTALDGVTIEEKEITVQVFKRVEIKSFVSDLDFVVESLPIILSWDIDNASSITLSSNMQADIDVTGKSEIEILPKRTTVFYLKANNELFSVTSSQIKIEVQNIPTFNPSIIPRLPSGKDLIPSFQLDFKELSETILNESQISFQTAMQPTKRFNILNSLQKILK is encoded by the coding sequence ATGTCGGTAAGCAAACAAGATATAATCACAGCCATTAAAAATTCGGATATTTTTTTAAAAGTACCTGAATTACAAGGAGCAAAACCAAGACTAAACAAGAATGGTAGTCCTTTTGCTTTTGTTGGTGGCTTCAATATGGTGTTTCAATTGGAACATCAAAACAAGAAATGGGCATTTAGAGTTTGGCACGTTCCTATGGGAGAAAATACAAACCGTTACCGAAAAATATCAAAATATCTTTCAGAAAAAGAACTACCCTATTTTGCTGATTTCATCTATGATGAAAAAGGAATTTTGGTTAATGGAACTCTACTTGACACTATACGAATGGAATGGCTCGAAGGGAAATTGCTAAAAGAATATATTGAAGAAAATTTAAACAATAAAAGCAAATTAACGAAACTTGCTAATGACTTTCTGGAAATGTGCAAAACTCTACGAGAAAGTAAGATTTCTCACGGGGATTTGCAAGAAGGAAATATTTTGATTGACCGAAATGGAAACATCAAACTTGTAGATTATGACTCTATTTGTATTTCTGAAATTGAGGGACAAAAAGAATTAGTTATAGGATTAAAAGGTTATCAACATCCCTCACGTTTTAAAGCGGGAAAAGCGTCTTTAAAAGCGGATTATTTTTCGGAATTAGTAATCTACCTTTCAATACTTACTCTTTCTGAAAACTCGAATTTATGGAACAAATATCAAGTAAAAGATACACAGTATTTATTGTTTACTGAAGCCGACTTTGAAGATTTTGAAAACTCTGAAATCTATAAGGATTTACAAAATCTGTCTAATTCTATCAAAAGTCTGACGAGAATTTTGACCAGCTATTTATCGGAAAAGAATTATCTAAATCTTACGTCTTTTGAGCATTATTTAACAGCACCAAAAATAATCAGTTTTCGTACGAATGAAAAGGAAATCCTAAAAGGGAAATCCATTGAATTATCGTGGAATATTGAAAATTATGATAAAATTTCAATAAACAATGGTGTCGGAAATGTAACAGCAAAACATTCTATTTCTGTTTCGCCAACCAATACAGCTACATACAAGTTACTTGCAGAAAATGCCTTTGATAAAACAGAAAATGAACTGACCATAACTGTTCTTCCGCTTCCAAAAATCAAAGAATTTCATTCCAAACAACAAAAAATTGAATTAGGAAATGAAACGCAAATAGTTTGGAATATTGAAAATGCGGAAAAAGTTGAATTGCATTGGTTGGGAAATATGGAAGTTATTCCTCTCAAAGGAGAAAAAAACATATCGCCTACGGAACACACCAATTACAAATTAATTGTTACAGCATTAGACGGAGTTACAATAGAAGAAAAAGAAATTACGGTTCAGGTTTTCAAAAGAGTTGAAATCAAATCGTTTGTTTCAGATTTGGATTTTGTAGTTGAAAGTTTGCCAATAATATTAAGTTGGGATATTGATAACGCTTCGAGTATTACATTGTCCTCAAATATGCAGGCTGATATTGATGTAACAGGAAAAAGCGAAATTGAGATTTTACCTAAAAGGACAACTGTTTTTTATCTGAAAGCTAATAATGAACTGTTTTCCGTAACCAGTTCACAAATAAAAATTGAGGTACAAAATATTCCAACATTCAATCCGAGTATTATCCCAAGACTACCATCTGGAAAAGATTTGATACCAAGTTTTCAGTTGGATTTTAAAGAATTATCGGAAACAATTCTCAATGAATCTCAAATCAGTTTTCAAACTGCGATGCAACCGACAAAAAGATTCAATATTCTAAACTCATTACAAAAAATACTGAAATAG
- a CDS encoding DUF4236 domain-containing protein — MAWRFRKSKNIGPFRATVSKKGVGTSFGFLGIRFGVSSNGKKYISFGIKNTGLYYIKYF; from the coding sequence ATGGCTTGGCGTTTTAGAAAATCAAAGAATATTGGACCATTCAGAGCAACCGTATCCAAAAAGGGAGTCGGAACAAGTTTTGGGTTTTTAGGCATTCGTTTTGGAGTTAGTTCTAATGGAAAAAAGTATATTAGTTTTGGGATAAAGAACACTGGTTTATATTACATAAAATATTTTTAA
- a CDS encoding DUF4407 domain-containing protein, with translation MSKTSTKKYKYSKIQYFFWLLSGAEISILKDCPTDYNRQAGIGFTIFMTTLLAFFSGSYAGYYFGESYLSAIVFGIIWASLIFSIDRSMVVTLKKDPTKEKQNFWPAFLSRAVLAVLIAFIISIPLELLIFKENIDLHMDKYKLDQVYSVQQASKRNEAISDKQRILSNDSLVLGKVETQLSQGEPKGDPEYDRLKSEIETKQNDFDALSRRLNTARTEANNAYNNVPTYYDYSSESYVKNRNSQQWRTYENKLAQRKQAQDNLNKFDKKGLDDLKKQRQKYIEDWIANLKGEQRRLNDNIVQTSTSINKGLATADTAKNEFQDKIKDKKGFVLRFMVLENLATPNNPEIPEGTTIFMLLWLIRILFFTIEILPTIAKIATPIGAYDRAIYRKEKDLELELEERTSEYLKQQKTIRDIEYEAEQDQTKERTQIENSLHKELLTEIANVQNKIARQKIEEFRKKHNKID, from the coding sequence ATGAGCAAAACTTCTACTAAAAAATATAAATATTCAAAAATCCAGTATTTCTTTTGGTTATTGTCAGGAGCAGAAATCAGTATTTTAAAAGATTGTCCGACAGATTATAACAGACAAGCAGGAATAGGTTTTACAATTTTTATGACCACTTTATTAGCTTTCTTTTCAGGAAGCTATGCAGGTTATTATTTTGGAGAAAGTTATTTATCCGCTATCGTATTCGGTATTATTTGGGCTTCGTTAATTTTCAGTATCGACCGAAGTATGGTTGTTACATTAAAGAAAGACCCAACGAAAGAAAAACAGAATTTTTGGCCTGCCTTTTTATCAAGAGCAGTTTTGGCTGTTTTGATTGCTTTTATTATCTCAATTCCTTTGGAATTGTTGATTTTTAAGGAAAATATCGACTTGCATATGGACAAATATAAACTTGACCAAGTTTATTCTGTTCAACAAGCATCTAAAAGAAATGAAGCAATATCAGATAAACAACGTATTTTAAGTAATGACAGTCTTGTATTAGGAAAAGTTGAAACACAGTTATCACAAGGTGAACCAAAAGGCGACCCAGAATATGACAGACTCAAATCTGAAATTGAAACTAAACAAAATGATTTTGACGCTCTTAGCAGAAGATTAAACACAGCCCGAACAGAAGCAAATAATGCTTACAATAATGTTCCAACATATTATGATTATAGTAGCGAAAGTTATGTAAAAAATAGAAATTCTCAACAATGGAGAACTTACGAGAACAAACTCGCACAAAGAAAACAAGCACAAGATAACCTTAACAAATTCGACAAAAAGGGATTAGATGACTTAAAAAAGCAAAGACAAAAATACATTGAAGATTGGATTGCTAATCTCAAAGGAGAACAAAGAAGACTAAATGACAACATTGTACAAACAAGCACTTCCATAAACAAAGGACTTGCTACGGCTGACACTGCAAAAAATGAATTTCAAGATAAAATCAAAGATAAAAAAGGATTTGTCTTACGTTTTATGGTTTTAGAAAATTTGGCAACACCAAATAATCCTGAAATTCCAGAAGGAACTACAATTTTTATGTTGTTATGGTTAATCAGAATACTCTTTTTTACGATTGAGATTTTACCAACCATTGCTAAAATAGCAACACCAATTGGTGCTTATGACAGAGCTATTTACAGAAAAGAAAAGGACTTAGAACTCGAATTAGAGGAAAGAACATCTGAATATCTAAAACAACAAAAAACAATTCGAGATATTGAGTATGAAGCCGAACAAGATCAAACTAAAGAACGCACACAAATTGAAAACAGTTTACATAAAGAATTACTAACCGAAATTGCAAATGTTCAAAATAAAATAGCAAGACAAAAAATTGAAGAGTTTAGGAAAAAGCACAATAAAATTGATTAA
- the obgE gene encoding GTPase ObgE, whose amino-acid sequence MTEGNFVDYVKIYVASGKGGKGSSHLHREKFIEKGGPDGGDGGRGGHVIIRGNESLWTLHHLRFQRHIKAGHGGDGGSSRSTGADGEDRYIDVPLGTVVKDKETGAFLFEITENGEEKILAKGGKGGLGNWHFRSSTNQTPRYAQPGIPGEELDIILELKVLADVGLVGFPNAGKSTLLSVLTSAKPKIGDYPFTTLKPNLGIVEYRDFKSFVIADIPGIIEGAAEGKGLGHYFLRHIERNSTLLFLIPADADDIKKEYDILLDELRRYNPEMLDKDRLIAISKCDMLDDELKAELKIQLDKEFDGLPYIFISSVAQQGLTELKDKLWQMLN is encoded by the coding sequence ATGACAGAAGGAAATTTTGTAGATTACGTAAAGATATATGTAGCATCGGGTAAAGGTGGTAAAGGTTCATCGCATTTGCACCGCGAAAAGTTTATTGAAAAAGGCGGACCCGATGGAGGAGATGGCGGTCGTGGAGGTCATGTAATCATTCGCGGCAATGAAAGTTTATGGACGCTGCATCATTTGCGTTTTCAACGACATATAAAAGCCGGTCACGGTGGCGATGGCGGAAGCTCTCGAAGCACAGGTGCAGATGGCGAAGACCGTTACATCGATGTTCCGTTGGGAACAGTTGTAAAGGATAAAGAAACCGGAGCGTTTTTGTTTGAAATCACTGAAAACGGCGAAGAAAAAATCTTGGCAAAAGGTGGTAAAGGCGGTTTGGGTAACTGGCACTTTCGCTCATCAACCAATCAAACGCCGCGCTATGCACAACCAGGAATTCCCGGTGAAGAGCTCGATATTATTCTCGAATTAAAAGTGTTGGCAGATGTTGGTTTGGTTGGCTTTCCAAACGCAGGAAAATCTACTTTATTGTCGGTTTTAACGTCGGCAAAACCAAAAATTGGCGACTATCCGTTTACAACGCTAAAACCAAATTTAGGAATTGTGGAATACCGCGATTTTAAATCGTTTGTAATTGCCGATATTCCAGGAATTATCGAAGGTGCTGCCGAAGGTAAAGGATTGGGGCATTATTTTTTGCGACATATTGAGCGAAACTCTACGTTATTGTTTTTAATTCCTGCAGATGCGGACGATATCAAGAAAGAATACGATATTTTATTGGATGAATTAAGAAGATACAACCCCGAAATGCTGGATAAAGACCGTTTAATTGCCATTTCTAAATGCGATATGTTAGACGATGAATTAAAGGCAGAACTAAAAATACAGCTTGATAAAGAATTTGACGGACTTCCGTATATATTTATATCATCGGTTGCCCAACAAGGTTTAACGGAACTGAAGGATAAACTGTGGCAAATGCTGAATTAA
- a CDS encoding thermonuclease family protein yields the protein MKHVYLLFLLVSLTFCGSNKNDFLETSAPHQEWYLVTKVVDGDTFWVDNGTSKGIKIRLTGIDAPESQKRWKREEGYYGKESKAYLTQLIKGKKVRLETDIDSLDRYGRTLSYVYLEDETFLNALLLKKGYAVIMTVPPNVRYSELFHKFQVEARENNRGLWKQ from the coding sequence ATGAAACACGTTTATTTACTTTTTTTACTTGTAAGTTTAACCTTTTGCGGTTCCAATAAAAACGATTTTTTGGAAACTTCAGCACCCCATCAAGAATGGTATTTGGTTACAAAAGTGGTCGATGGCGATACCTTTTGGGTGGATAACGGCACATCGAAAGGAATAAAAATTCGGTTAACAGGAATAGATGCGCCCGAATCGCAAAAACGTTGGAAAAGAGAAGAAGGCTATTACGGAAAAGAGTCAAAAGCGTATTTAACCCAATTGATAAAAGGCAAAAAAGTACGCTTAGAAACAGATATTGATTCTTTAGACCGATACGGTAGAACGTTGTCTTATGTGTATTTAGAAGACGAAACTTTTTTGAATGCTTTGTTGCTTAAAAAAGGTTACGCTGTGATAATGACCGTGCCACCCAATGTACGATACAGTGAATTATTTCATAAGTTTCAAGTAGAAGCGCGTGAAAATAATCGCGGATTATGGAAGCAATAA